The proteins below are encoded in one region of Xenopus laevis strain J_2021 chromosome 8L, Xenopus_laevis_v10.1, whole genome shotgun sequence:
- the LOC108698932 gene encoding olfactory receptor 1L4: protein MGSFTLLGLSENPYHRLPLFSFFLCSYCLCIAGNCLISLIIVTKPKLHTPMYILLGNLSVVDVCLASVTVPRAMCGLLFGKTSISFSGCFLQLFLFHAVGNMDSFLLAIMALDRYAAICQPLHYYSIMSRRTCVCLITLSWVVVCLHSTLFTLMTFCLSLCAWVVHHFFCDMPAILMLSCRDTSAQQMVVFIEGSVIVMGPMLFILGSYILIIRTVLRLQTSSGRKRTFSTCSSHLTVVVIFYSSIIFMYFRPSCLYSPLYDRGVSVVYSVLTPMLNPIIYSLRNKEVKAAVKGIVQCGEKKRGIKLIKSSGVSDIFS from the coding sequence CACCGGCTtcctctcttttctttctttttgtgctCCTACTGTCTTTGCATAGCTGGAAACTGTCTGATTTCATTGATTATTGTAACAAAGCCTAAGCTCCACACCCCTATGTACATTCTGCTTGGAAATCTATCAGTGGTTGATGTTTGCTTGGCATCGGTCACAGTCCCCAGGGCTATGTGTGGCCTACTCTTTGGTAAGACCTCCATATCATTTAGTGGTTGCTTTCTGCAGCTCTTCCTTTTTCATGCAGTAGGCAACATGGATAGCTTTCTTCTAGCTATTATGGCCCTGGACCGATATGCAGCAATATGTCAACCTCTTCATTACTACTCTATTATGAGTAGAAGGACATGTGTCTGCCTGATCACCTTGTCCTGGGTTGTTGTCTGCCTCCACTctaccttgttcacattaatgaCATTTTGTCTTTCGTTATGTGCTTGGGTTGTACATCACTTCTTTTGTGATATGCCGGCCATTCTAATGCTTTCCTGCAGAGATACATCTGCTCAACAAATGGTTGTCTTTATTGAAGGTTCAGTTATTGTTATGGGCCCCATGTTGTTTATTCTAGGCTCCTACATTTTAATCATTAGAACTGTGTTAAGGCTGCAAACCTCTTCTGGAAGAAAAAGGACCTTTTCCACATGTTCCTCTCACCTTACTGTTGTAGTAATCTTCTATAGCTCTATCATTTTCATGTACTTTCGACCCAGTTGCCTTTACTCACCACTGTACGACAGAGGAGTCAGTGTGGTGTACAGTGTCCTTACACCAATGCTTAATCCTATCATATATAGCCTAAGAAACAAAGAAGTCAAAGCAGCTGTAAAGGGGATTGTACAATGTggagaaaagaaaagggggaTCAAGTTAATAAAGAGCAGCGGGGTAAGTGACATCTTTAGCTAA
- the zbtb9.L gene encoding zinc finger and BTB domain containing 9 L homeolog isoform X2: MPGSESVQLDFPHYSSILLDTLNKQRLEGKFCDLSVQVQSQVFRAHKTVLAASSPYFHDKLLLNDTSCLVLPNVIQPSAFENLLQLIYSGRLCLEMEALPSHLLVASGLQMWQVVDRCSELLKEREMHHPQAWSSCASESQSPSSSFQPPRDDPLPPSVSLPVSLGCSDDEEVIKVRVSEEEEEEEEEDDIQNGANILEESTSGNCSYALPSSSSPASPKVYYIKQERPEQDSGYLKTFGMTEMQADYSSELSFVLPPTSSSSDVSLCLPRKIHGVSDSESFTLSKPVDLHGNEIISHALQAQTVHAPLKLVAAPDGKKFGCLCGKRFAVKPKRDRHIMLTFSLRPFGCSVCNKKFKLKHHLTEHMKTHGGNLYSCEDCGRKFRVQSCFQKHKEVCKGQRWAGACWTYK, translated from the coding sequence ATGCCTGGAAGTGAGAGCGTCCAGCTAGATTTTCCCCATTACAGCTCTATACTATTAGATACCTTGAACAAGCAGCGTTTGGAGGGAAAGTTCTGTGATTTGTCGGTTCAGGTTCAAAGTCAAGTTTTTCGAGCTCATAAAACAGTTTTAGCAGCTTCATCTCCATATTTTCATGACAAGCTACTTCTAAATGACACCAGCTGCTTAGTGCTTCCAAATGTCATCCAACCAAGTGCCTTTGAGAACCTTTTGCAGCTTATTTACTCTGGCCGGCTGTGCTTGGAAATGGAGGCTTTGCCTTCCCATCTTCTGGTGGCCAGTGGCTTGCAAATGTGGCAGGTTGTAGATCGATGCTCTGAGCTTCTAAAAGAGAGAGAAATGCATCATCCACAGGCTTGGTCTAGCTGTGCAAGTGAAAGTCAGTCACCCAGTAGCAGTTTCCAGCCCCCACGTGATGATCCCCTACCTCCATCAGTCTCTTTACCAGTATCTCTCGGCTGCTCTGATGATGAAGAGGTGATAAAGGTTCgtgtgtcagaagaagaagaggaggaggaagaagaagatgaCATTCAGAATGGAGCAAATATTCTAGAAGAGTCTACTTCAGGTAACTGCTCTTATGCCCTTCCTTCCTCCTCATCCCCAGCAAGTCCAAAAGTATATTACATTAAACAAGAGCGACCAGAGCAAGATAGTGGTTACTTAAAGACATTTGGCATGACAGAGATGCAGGCTGATTATTCCTCGGAACTGAGCTTTGTTCTTCCTCCTACGTCATCATCTTCTGATGTTTCTCTCTGCTTGCCTCGTAAAATACATGGTGTGTCCGATTCCGAGTCCTTTACTCTTTCAAAACCTGTGGACCTTCATGGTAATGAGATCATTTCCCATGCCCTTCAGGCCCAAACTGTTCATGCTCCACTTAAACTTGTTGCAGCCCCTGATGGAAAGAAATTTGGCTGCTTGTGTGGCAAACGCTTTGCGGTAAAGCCCAAACGGGACCGGCACATCATGCTGACCTTTAGTCTTAGGCCATTTGGTTGTTCTGTCTGCAATAAGAAGTTCAAACTCAAGCATCATCTTACTGAGCACATGAAGACTCATGGAGGAAACCTGTATTCATGTGAAGACTGTGGGCGTAAATTTAGGGTACAGAGCTGTTTCCAAAAACACAAGGAGGTGTGTAAAGGACAGAGGTGGGCAGGGGCATGTTGGACCTATAAATAA
- the zbtb9.L gene encoding zinc finger and BTB domain containing 9 L homeolog isoform X1 produces MVSTMPGSESVQLDFPHYSSILLDTLNKQRLEGKFCDLSVQVQSQVFRAHKTVLAASSPYFHDKLLLNDTSCLVLPNVIQPSAFENLLQLIYSGRLCLEMEALPSHLLVASGLQMWQVVDRCSELLKEREMHHPQAWSSCASESQSPSSSFQPPRDDPLPPSVSLPVSLGCSDDEEVIKVRVSEEEEEEEEEDDIQNGANILEESTSGNCSYALPSSSSPASPKVYYIKQERPEQDSGYLKTFGMTEMQADYSSELSFVLPPTSSSSDVSLCLPRKIHGVSDSESFTLSKPVDLHGNEIISHALQAQTVHAPLKLVAAPDGKKFGCLCGKRFAVKPKRDRHIMLTFSLRPFGCSVCNKKFKLKHHLTEHMKTHGGNLYSCEDCGRKFRVQSCFQKHKEVCKGQRWAGACWTYK; encoded by the exons ATG GTATCCACAATGCCTGGAAGTGAGAGCGTCCAGCTAGATTTTCCCCATTACAGCTCTATACTATTAGATACCTTGAACAAGCAGCGTTTGGAGGGAAAGTTCTGTGATTTGTCGGTTCAGGTTCAAAGTCAAGTTTTTCGAGCTCATAAAACAGTTTTAGCAGCTTCATCTCCATATTTTCATGACAAGCTACTTCTAAATGACACCAGCTGCTTAGTGCTTCCAAATGTCATCCAACCAAGTGCCTTTGAGAACCTTTTGCAGCTTATTTACTCTGGCCGGCTGTGCTTGGAAATGGAGGCTTTGCCTTCCCATCTTCTGGTGGCCAGTGGCTTGCAAATGTGGCAGGTTGTAGATCGATGCTCTGAGCTTCTAAAAGAGAGAGAAATGCATCATCCACAGGCTTGGTCTAGCTGTGCAAGTGAAAGTCAGTCACCCAGTAGCAGTTTCCAGCCCCCACGTGATGATCCCCTACCTCCATCAGTCTCTTTACCAGTATCTCTCGGCTGCTCTGATGATGAAGAGGTGATAAAGGTTCgtgtgtcagaagaagaagaggaggaggaagaagaagatgaCATTCAGAATGGAGCAAATATTCTAGAAGAGTCTACTTCAGGTAACTGCTCTTATGCCCTTCCTTCCTCCTCATCCCCAGCAAGTCCAAAAGTATATTACATTAAACAAGAGCGACCAGAGCAAGATAGTGGTTACTTAAAGACATTTGGCATGACAGAGATGCAGGCTGATTATTCCTCGGAACTGAGCTTTGTTCTTCCTCCTACGTCATCATCTTCTGATGTTTCTCTCTGCTTGCCTCGTAAAATACATGGTGTGTCCGATTCCGAGTCCTTTACTCTTTCAAAACCTGTGGACCTTCATGGTAATGAGATCATTTCCCATGCCCTTCAGGCCCAAACTGTTCATGCTCCACTTAAACTTGTTGCAGCCCCTGATGGAAAGAAATTTGGCTGCTTGTGTGGCAAACGCTTTGCGGTAAAGCCCAAACGGGACCGGCACATCATGCTGACCTTTAGTCTTAGGCCATTTGGTTGTTCTGTCTGCAATAAGAAGTTCAAACTCAAGCATCATCTTACTGAGCACATGAAGACTCATGGAGGAAACCTGTATTCATGTGAAGACTGTGGGCGTAAATTTAGGGTACAGAGCTGTTTCCAAAAACACAAGGAGGTGTGTAAAGGACAGAGGTGGGCAGGGGCATGTTGGACCTATAAATAA